A stretch of Schaalia odontolytica DNA encodes these proteins:
- a CDS encoding glycoside hydrolase family 32 protein, with product MAEDFLASALTAEASSRAPQDPDYPLFHVAPPVGRLNDPNGLIEIDGTYHAFFQYTPEHPRRLVYWGHATSTDLTRWDYHAPAILPDTHQDANGAYSGTAIEVGDHVELWYTGNYKDPDTGEREATQCVVTTTDLVHFNKQVPPIIGRQPEGYTAHFRDPQVWRDADGSYRMLLGVQRENLTGAALLYRSTDLRAWECEGEMTFPDAGGAFDAFGYMWECPNLVRLVDEDSGEAHDVLIFCPQGISPEREGFENVFPCVAIVGELMSTEFRGADGSFEELDRGTEFYAPQIMARSASSDPGAPTLLFGWAGNAGEDDQPSIETGGWVHCFTAPRALTLRGGRVIARPFLPGLPLAPATLEGAPGDEAGARVVELAGSRSWRLAFDASYEEALSVRIGEESGLAITLEEGRLTVDLTGTRYPHGGRRVVTLEPGETSRVEILHDRSITEIYLGDGSRVFTTRSFLNGDGSGVTLTGAASVTNVSAARAD from the coding sequence ATGGCCGAAGATTTTCTCGCGTCCGCCCTCACTGCCGAGGCCTCGTCGCGCGCCCCGCAAGATCCCGACTACCCGCTCTTTCACGTCGCACCCCCGGTGGGCCGACTGAACGACCCGAACGGCCTCATTGAGATCGATGGGACCTACCACGCCTTCTTCCAGTACACCCCCGAGCACCCGCGCCGCCTCGTCTACTGGGGACACGCCACCTCGACGGACCTGACCCGCTGGGACTACCACGCCCCTGCGATCCTGCCCGACACCCACCAGGACGCGAACGGCGCCTACTCGGGCACGGCCATCGAGGTCGGTGACCACGTCGAGCTGTGGTACACCGGCAACTACAAGGACCCCGACACGGGGGAGCGCGAGGCCACCCAGTGCGTCGTCACTACGACAGACCTGGTCCACTTCAACAAGCAGGTGCCTCCGATTATCGGCCGCCAGCCGGAGGGGTATACCGCCCACTTCCGCGACCCGCAGGTGTGGCGCGACGCGGACGGATCCTACCGGATGCTGCTCGGCGTCCAGCGCGAGAACCTCACGGGCGCGGCCCTGCTCTACCGCTCCACGGACCTGCGTGCGTGGGAGTGCGAGGGCGAGATGACCTTCCCCGACGCCGGTGGCGCCTTCGACGCGTTCGGCTACATGTGGGAGTGCCCCAACCTGGTGCGCCTCGTCGACGAGGATTCGGGTGAGGCCCACGACGTGTTGATTTTCTGCCCGCAGGGAATTTCGCCCGAGCGCGAGGGATTCGAGAATGTCTTCCCGTGCGTCGCCATCGTCGGCGAGCTCATGAGCACCGAGTTCCGGGGCGCGGACGGCTCCTTCGAAGAGCTCGACCGCGGCACCGAGTTCTATGCTCCCCAGATCATGGCGCGCTCCGCGTCCTCGGACCCGGGGGCACCGACCCTTCTGTTCGGCTGGGCGGGCAATGCGGGCGAGGACGACCAGCCATCGATCGAGACGGGCGGCTGGGTGCACTGCTTCACCGCCCCGCGCGCCCTCACCCTGCGCGGGGGTCGCGTCATCGCCCGACCGTTCCTTCCGGGCCTGCCCCTGGCGCCCGCCACACTCGAGGGTGCTCCCGGGGACGAGGCCGGGGCGCGCGTTGTGGAGCTCGCTGGCTCACGCTCGTGGAGGCTTGCCTTCGATGCTTCCTATGAGGAGGCCCTGTCCGTGCGCATCGGCGAGGAGTCTGGCCTGGCGATCACTCTTGAAGAGGGGCGTCTGACCGTCGACCTGACGGGCACGCGCTACCCCCACGGTGGCCGCCGCGTCGTCACCCTGGAGCCGGGGGAGACCAGCCGCGTCGAGATCCTCCACGACCGATCGATCACCGAGATCTACCTGGGCGACGGCTCGCGCGTCTTCACGACCCGCAGCTTCCTGAACGGCGACGGCTCCGGCGTGACCCTTACGGGCGCCGCTTCCGTGACGAACGTGAGCGCCGCGCGCGCCGACTAA
- a CDS encoding sucrose-specific PTS transporter subunit IIBC: MDHAKVAGEVVEAVGGASNISAAAHCATRLRLVIADESKINQQALDDNEDLKGTFAAGGMFQIIVGPGDVDQVYAKMVANHGVREVSKDEAKEEAEKGGNLFSRFIKMIADIFVPILPALVAGGLMMAINNVMTAEGLFGEQSLTQMYPGIADYAALINMVSSAAFASLPVLVGFSAAKRFGGNVYLGAAIGAAMVSSDLLNAWNTGAALAGEAQVSYWHIFGMDVAKIGYQAQVIPTLAVTYVMCLIEKSLHKVLKGTADFLLTPLITMLVTGFLAFTIIGPVTRVAAEYLTWGINWTYSTLGVFGGLLFGLVYSPIVVTGLHQSFPAIEIPLLPVNGGVGDFIFPVASMANVAQGAAALAVFFKTRDAKLKGLAGAGGASAVFGITEPAIFGVNLRLRWPFFCAMAAAAIGSAGVALLNVRGQALGAAGFVGFVSIIPKSIPAYLALEVLVFVLSFGFTFAYAMTRGKADMEGRAPAAKAAAPVAAAVATPAAPAPAAAPAAAPAPSFSAEALADLSVASPLAGTVVPLERVKDESFAKGMLGPGIGIEPADGLVVAPFDGTVTVAFPTGHAYGLKSASGVQVLIHVGMDTVKLDGKGFTPRVAKGDVVRRGDVLAEVDLDVIRAAGYETITPVVVTNKKKFGAVTPVASGEIQRGDALLDVAPKEA, from the coding sequence ATGGATCACGCCAAGGTGGCAGGAGAGGTCGTCGAAGCAGTCGGCGGCGCATCCAACATCAGCGCAGCAGCACACTGCGCAACCCGTCTCCGCCTGGTGATCGCGGACGAGTCCAAGATCAACCAGCAGGCCCTCGATGACAACGAAGATCTGAAGGGTACATTCGCCGCCGGCGGCATGTTCCAGATCATCGTCGGTCCCGGCGATGTTGACCAGGTCTACGCCAAGATGGTCGCAAACCACGGCGTGCGCGAGGTCTCCAAGGATGAGGCCAAGGAAGAAGCCGAAAAGGGTGGCAACCTCTTCTCGCGCTTCATCAAGATGATTGCCGACATCTTCGTTCCGATCCTCCCGGCGCTGGTCGCCGGCGGTCTGATGATGGCCATCAACAACGTCATGACCGCTGAGGGCCTCTTCGGCGAGCAGTCGCTGACCCAGATGTACCCGGGCATCGCGGACTATGCGGCCCTCATCAACATGGTCTCCTCCGCGGCCTTCGCCTCGCTGCCGGTCCTCGTCGGCTTCTCCGCCGCCAAGCGTTTCGGCGGCAACGTCTACCTCGGCGCTGCGATCGGCGCCGCCATGGTGTCCTCCGACCTGCTCAACGCCTGGAATACGGGCGCGGCGCTCGCTGGTGAGGCACAGGTGAGCTACTGGCACATCTTCGGCATGGACGTTGCCAAGATCGGCTACCAGGCGCAGGTCATCCCGACCCTGGCCGTCACCTACGTCATGTGCCTCATCGAGAAGAGCCTGCACAAGGTCCTCAAGGGCACCGCGGACTTCCTCCTGACCCCGCTCATCACGATGCTGGTCACCGGCTTCCTGGCCTTCACGATCATCGGTCCCGTTACCCGCGTGGCCGCCGAGTACCTGACCTGGGGCATTAACTGGACCTACTCGACCCTCGGCGTCTTCGGTGGTCTTCTCTTCGGCCTCGTCTACAGCCCGATCGTTGTGACCGGCCTGCACCAGTCCTTCCCCGCCATCGAAATCCCGCTGCTGCCCGTCAACGGCGGCGTCGGCGACTTCATCTTCCCCGTCGCCTCCATGGCGAACGTCGCGCAGGGCGCGGCCGCCCTGGCCGTCTTCTTCAAGACCCGCGACGCCAAGCTCAAGGGCCTGGCCGGCGCCGGTGGCGCCTCCGCCGTCTTCGGCATCACCGAGCCCGCCATCTTCGGTGTCAACCTGCGCCTGCGCTGGCCCTTCTTCTGCGCCATGGCCGCTGCTGCCATCGGCTCCGCGGGCGTCGCCCTGCTGAACGTGCGCGGTCAGGCCCTCGGCGCCGCAGGCTTCGTCGGCTTCGTGTCGATCATCCCCAAGTCGATCCCCGCGTACCTGGCCCTCGAGGTCCTCGTCTTCGTTCTGTCCTTCGGCTTCACCTTCGCCTACGCCATGACGCGCGGCAAGGCCGACATGGAGGGTCGCGCGCCCGCCGCCAAGGCTGCTGCTCCCGTGGCCGCCGCCGTGGCCACCCCCGCCGCTCCGGCTCCCGCGGCCGCCCCGGCTGCCGCTCCGGCCCCGTCCTTCAGCGCCGAGGCGCTGGCTGACCTCTCGGTCGCCTCGCCTCTCGCGGGCACCGTGGTTCCGCTCGAGCGGGTCAAGGATGAGTCCTTCGCCAAGGGCATGCTCGGCCCCGGCATCGGTATCGAGCCCGCCGACGGCCTCGTCGTGGCCCCCTTCGATGGCACTGTGACCGTCGCCTTCCCGACGGGCCACGCCTACGGCCTCAAGTCCGCCTCCGGCGTCCAGGTTCTCATCCACGTCGGCATGGACACCGTCAAGCTGGACGGCAAGGGCTTCACGCCCCGCGTCGCCAAGGGTGATGTCGTGCGCCGCGGCGACGTCCTCGCCGAGGTTGACCTCGACGTGATCCGCGCGGCCGGCTACGAGACCATCACGCCCGTCGTCGTGACGAACAAGAAGAAGTTCGGCGCGGTGACCCCGGTCGCCAGCGGCGAGATCCAGCGCGGTGACGCGTTGCTCGACGTGGCACCCAAGGAAGCCTGA
- a CDS encoding LacI family DNA-binding transcriptional regulator — protein sequence MSSREPTLADVAELAGVSLTTVSRVLNNRGYLSEKTKKNVADAIETLGYRPNSLARALHGKRTQTVGLIVPAVSLPFFGELAVEVENALADAGYRILICNSMGRADREREYLSLLVGNRVDGIISGAHNEGLGEYDAIRMPLVTIDRELSPSIPNVRCANKEAGAMATRALIEGGCRHPLLLTSRSGPRNLREAGYRAEIERAGLTPRVVTVPFDTPTPQRFAMVRDALDEARAAAPIDGVFATDDLAAAEVLEWARTRNLSVPSDLSIIGFDGTETMRRALPHLATIRQPIEDIARAAVSILLDQIEGKAPRSSSDEAGAPRAQTVEFSGTLIQGRSINA from the coding sequence ATGAGTTCACGCGAACCCACGCTGGCCGACGTCGCCGAGCTGGCCGGAGTAAGCCTGACGACCGTGTCGCGCGTGCTCAACAACCGCGGCTACCTCTCGGAGAAGACGAAGAAGAACGTCGCCGACGCGATCGAGACGCTCGGCTACCGCCCAAACTCGTTGGCTCGTGCCCTGCACGGCAAGCGCACGCAGACGGTCGGCCTCATTGTTCCCGCCGTGTCCCTCCCCTTCTTCGGCGAGCTCGCCGTCGAGGTCGAGAACGCCCTCGCCGACGCCGGCTACCGCATCCTTATCTGTAATTCCATGGGCCGGGCGGACCGTGAGCGCGAGTACCTCTCGCTGCTCGTCGGCAATCGCGTGGACGGCATCATTTCGGGCGCCCACAACGAGGGCCTGGGCGAGTACGACGCGATCCGCATGCCCCTGGTGACGATCGACCGCGAGCTGAGCCCGTCCATCCCGAACGTGCGTTGCGCGAACAAGGAGGCGGGCGCCATGGCGACGCGCGCGCTCATCGAGGGCGGGTGCCGCCATCCCCTGCTGCTTACCTCCCGTTCGGGTCCGCGCAATCTGCGCGAGGCCGGCTACCGTGCCGAGATCGAGCGCGCAGGGCTGACCCCTCGCGTGGTCACCGTGCCGTTCGATACGCCGACGCCGCAGCGTTTCGCGATGGTGCGCGACGCCCTGGACGAGGCCCGCGCTGCCGCCCCCATCGACGGGGTTTTCGCGACCGACGATCTAGCGGCCGCTGAGGTCCTCGAGTGGGCGCGCACGCGCAACCTGTCGGTCCCCTCTGACCTGTCCATCATCGGTTTTGACGGCACGGAGACGATGCGCCGCGCCCTCCCCCACTTGGCGACGATCCGCCAGCCCATCGAGGACATCGCCCGGGCTGCGGTGTCGATTCTCCTCGATCAGATCGAGGGCAAGGCTCCGCGTTCTTCGTCCGACGAGGCCGGGGCTCCCCGCGCTCAGACGGTCGAGTTCTCGGGCACGCTGATCCAGGGGCGCTCGATCAACGCCTGA
- a CDS encoding HPr family phosphocarrier protein — translation MISRTVAIGSSVGLHARPASVLAEAVDDSGVEVTIAFDGEEADAASLLEIMTLGAKHGDVVTLSTEDDSAGAVLDSLVELLSRDLDQE, via the coding sequence ATGATTTCCCGCACCGTTGCAATTGGTTCCTCCGTTGGCCTCCACGCACGTCCTGCTTCCGTCCTCGCCGAGGCCGTTGACGACTCCGGCGTCGAGGTCACCATCGCTTTCGATGGCGAGGAGGCCGACGCCGCGTCGCTCCTCGAAATCATGACCCTGGGCGCCAAGCACGGCGACGTCGTCACCCTGTCCACCGAGGATGATTCCGCGGGCGCGGTCCTCGACTCGCTCGTCGAGCTGCTCTCGCGCGACCTCGACCAGGAGTGA
- the ptsP gene encoding phosphoenolpyruvate--protein phosphotransferase, which translates to MATHDVLHGIGVSAGTAAAPAAIVQPAPGVDTTEPGSVDAAADGARVREALAAVSARLSDRAANAPEETKAILKATAQLAGDRGLAKAVDKKLKKGLGVTQAVHDAVEDYAQMLRSLGGYMAERATDLYDVRDRAICELRGLPEPGVPAFDGPVVLVARDLAPAETATLNPETVLGIITEVGGPTSHTAILAAQLGIPAIVKAEGIMAVEEGTMLALDGGVGEVIVAPTDKEVDLLKERSRRRALALAGSTGKGATYDGYPVKLLANIGTVDDAMKASKFDLEGSGLFRTEFLFLERSEAPTLEEQTDTYTKVLQAFGDRRVVVRTLDAGADKPLSFADLGAEENPALGVRGLRLCQVREDLIDTQLQALAAAHKATGAELWVMAPMVSTASEAKWFADKARGYGLPKVGIMIEVPAAALRAEQLLSIVDFASIGTNDLTQYTMAADRLDGNLAPLLDPWQPAVLEMIRHACNGGRATGKPIGVCGEAGGDPLLALVLTGLGVASLSMAPSKVNAVRAALRMHDLATCQQMAAFAVDAPSAKEGRENVLKLVAPAMLDLL; encoded by the coding sequence ATGGCGACGCACGACGTCCTGCACGGCATCGGCGTCTCTGCCGGTACCGCTGCAGCTCCCGCCGCGATCGTCCAGCCCGCCCCCGGCGTCGACACGACGGAGCCGGGCAGCGTCGACGCTGCCGCCGACGGCGCGCGTGTCCGTGAGGCGCTCGCAGCCGTTTCCGCTCGTCTGAGCGACCGCGCTGCGAACGCGCCGGAGGAGACGAAGGCGATCCTCAAGGCCACCGCCCAGCTCGCGGGCGACCGTGGCCTGGCTAAGGCCGTTGATAAGAAGCTGAAGAAGGGCCTCGGTGTCACCCAGGCCGTCCATGACGCTGTCGAGGACTACGCGCAGATGCTGCGCAGCCTGGGCGGCTACATGGCCGAGCGCGCGACAGACCTGTATGACGTGCGCGACCGCGCGATCTGCGAGCTGCGCGGCCTGCCTGAACCCGGCGTGCCGGCGTTCGATGGCCCCGTCGTCCTCGTGGCGCGCGACCTGGCACCCGCCGAGACCGCGACCCTGAATCCGGAGACCGTCCTCGGCATCATTACCGAGGTCGGCGGCCCCACCTCGCACACGGCGATCCTGGCCGCCCAGCTGGGCATCCCGGCGATCGTCAAGGCCGAGGGCATTATGGCTGTCGAGGAAGGCACGATGCTGGCTCTCGACGGTGGCGTCGGCGAGGTCATCGTCGCCCCCACCGATAAGGAGGTGGACCTGCTCAAGGAGCGCTCGCGTCGCCGCGCGCTCGCCCTGGCAGGCTCGACCGGCAAGGGCGCGACCTACGACGGCTACCCCGTCAAGCTCCTGGCCAACATCGGCACGGTTGACGACGCGATGAAGGCCTCGAAGTTTGACCTCGAGGGCTCGGGCCTGTTCCGCACGGAGTTCCTGTTCCTGGAACGTTCGGAGGCCCCGACGCTGGAGGAGCAGACCGACACCTACACGAAGGTCCTGCAGGCCTTCGGTGACCGTCGCGTCGTCGTGCGTACCCTCGATGCGGGCGCCGACAAGCCGCTGAGCTTCGCGGATCTGGGTGCCGAGGAGAACCCCGCCCTGGGCGTGCGCGGCCTGCGCCTGTGCCAGGTGCGAGAGGACCTCATCGACACGCAGCTGCAGGCTCTGGCCGCCGCCCACAAGGCGACGGGCGCGGAGCTGTGGGTCATGGCTCCCATGGTGTCCACGGCTTCCGAAGCTAAGTGGTTTGCCGACAAGGCGCGCGGCTACGGCCTGCCCAAGGTCGGCATCATGATCGAGGTGCCCGCGGCCGCCCTGCGTGCCGAGCAGCTCCTGTCGATCGTGGACTTCGCCTCTATCGGCACGAACGACCTGACGCAGTACACGATGGCTGCCGACCGCCTGGACGGTAACCTGGCACCCCTCCTGGATCCGTGGCAGCCCGCGGTCCTCGAGATGATCCGCCACGCCTGCAACGGCGGTCGTGCGACGGGCAAGCCGATCGGCGTGTGTGGCGAGGCCGGCGGCGATCCGCTGCTGGCCCTGGTCCTCACGGGCCTGGGTGTCGCCTCCCTGTCGATGGCTCCGTCGAAGGTCAACGCCGTGCGCGCCGCCCTGCGCATGCACGACCTGGCGACCTGCCAGCAGATGGCCGCCTTCGCGGTGGATGCCCCCAGCGCGAAGGAAGGTCGTGAGAACGTCCTGAAGCTGGTGGCTCCGGCGATGCTGGATCTGCTCTGA